The sequence below is a genomic window from bacterium.
CGTATCACTCCGAACGCTCTGCGGGTGTTCATCGCCCTGTCGAGCTTCGAGGGAGCGAAAGAAGGATGCAACCCCGGGCACGAGGACATCGCGGAGCGCGCCGGACTCAAGCTCTCGGCGGTCGGGGGAGCGGTCAAGGTGCTCGTGAACGCGGGATGGATCGGGAGAGCGCGACGCGGGCACGGTCGTACAGATCGGTACTGCATACAGGCCTTCCTCGAAGAAGCAGAAGAGTTCAAGTGCAAAGACGGTCGAGACGGGAACGCGGTCAACTTCTTGACTTCCCAAAAAATGGAGACTCTCCAAAACTTGGAGGATCAAGACTCCCCAAAAGATGGAGACTCAAACTCCCCAAAAGATGGAGACTCTATTAAGAGAGAAGATCAAGAGGAAAGACCAAAGGAAAAGAAGGCCGTTTCCGCCCGGGCTATCACCGATGCTTTCTGGAAGGAGTTT
It includes:
- a CDS encoding helix-turn-helix domain-containing protein, which translates into the protein MAGGLHAKLGVFGAVPLMILKDQRITPNALRVFIALSSFEGAKEGCNPGHEDIAERAGLKLSAVGGAVKVLVNAGWIGRARRGHGRTDRYCIQAFLEEAEEFKCKDGRDGNAVNFLTSQKMETLQNLEDQDSPKDGDSNSPKDGDSIKREDQEERPKEKKAVSARAITDAFWKEFQERCQGQKPVWKAQYAKMAQVLATTQPLEVVLECMAAYFDEKRVWWFRKGLQYEFAQFFSHYNEINSTLHAGAKAIQNTWAKRNAAALEGVMH